The window TGGAGAATCCTGCGCAGGGTGTCGGGGTCCCATTCCGGCCACGGCGTAGGCACCCGCACCACGGGGGCATAGACAGCCTCCCAGAAGAGTGCGTCGTCCGCCTCGTCGGCGCCGCCGGCCGCCACGACCAGATCGACAGGGCGTGTCGGCCGAGGATCGTGGATGGCCAACGCCAGCGCCTCGTCGAACGTGCAGGGCACACCGGCGAGCTCCAGGATGCGGCGCGCCCGCTCGAACGCGCCCCGGGCGCTGTAGTCGATGCCGAGGCGTAGACGCGCGCGCCGGCACCCCGACGTCCGTTGCTCCACCCGCTGCAGGGCGGCCTTCAGCGACGGCGTCAGGCGGTCGCGCCGACCGATGACGCTGACGTTCACGGCGGCCCGCCGCAGCGCGTCCGCCTCGGCGCGCAGGTAGGCCGCGTAGTCGCCCAGGACCGAGGTGACCGTCTGCCCGTCATGTTCCCAGAGGCTCGGGGCGAGCGCGTACACAGTGACGGTGTGGACTCCGAGTTCCAGCGCCGTCCAGACTGCACGGCGTAGATTGAACAGAGCCCGCTGCTGCAGGCTCCCTTCCGAGTCTCCGCCCCTGCGCGGCCAGCCGGCGCTGTCTCCGAGCACGAGCGCCAGGTGGGCACCGCGGCGCGTGGGAGACAAAGCACTTGAAAGCATGAAGCTAGCGGGGGAGCGAGGGCAAAGGCTGGATGGTCATGGGTGTTCAGCGGGGATCGCGGCTAGCGGCGATCAACGCTTCCATGTGATGCAGGTAGCGCTCGAACGCAGCCCGGCCCGCGGCGGACAACCGGTACTCCGTGAGCGGCGTGCGGTCCTGGAAGGACTTGCGGCACTCCACATACCCAGCCTCTTCCAGCTTACGCGCATGCACGCTGAGGTTTCCGTCGGTCGTGCGGGTAAGCCGCTTGAGGTCGTTGAAGCTGAGTTCGTCCCCAGCCGCCAGGGCGCTGACGATGGCGAGCCGCGTGCGCTGATGGATCATGGGATCCAGCGCCGTCGTGGCTCGCCCAGGCTCCGCCTTGACGCGCTCCACCTCCCGGTCGCTCGTCGATTGCGATCGCTTGGATGCCGCGCTTCCCTTAGCCACCGTACCTCCGGGCGATGATCCAGCCGAAGACGAGATTGAGTCCCCCGAATCCTGCGGCCATGAACCAATCGCCGGCACTCACGGGCGCGAAGGCCGCGGCCGCGCCCAGGGCAAGGAAGCACGCACCCATCACGGGGACGATGCGGATGGAGAACACGCCCGCCGCCAACACCGCGGTTCCGTACAGGAGAAGCCATACGGCGGGCAGCAGATGTGCCTGACCCGCGAGGAACAGCGGACCGGTCAGGACCCCTCCCACCGCCAGCGAAGGCGCCAGGCTCAGCAGGAACTTGCGGCCCGGACCCGAGAGCAGCGGTAGATCGGCCGCCCGCGCCTTCTGGATGGTGCCCACCAGCGCGATGACGAAGGCCAGCACCGCCGCGACGATCCACACGCCCAGCCAGATGGCCGGATCGGACGCCTGGTGGGCCACGACAGCCGCCGCCAAACCCAGCACGCCCACGACCAGACCCCCGCGACCGGGGACGGCGGTGAAGCGGGTGGAACTCTCCATGGCCTGCCGAATGAAGGCCAGGTCGTCGAGCGCGCGCTCGTGTAGCCGGATCGACTCGGGTGCCGCCGGCTCCGGCACGTCGGGGCGGAAGCGAGCCGCCGCGTCGATGGTTCGACGCATGGATGGAGGATGGAGTTGGGAATGGAGCATGTCAAGTACTTTGTATTGTAGAGTAATCGCCACATCCCTCCCCCTCCACCATCTTCGCCTCCCGTCCGCGCCATCTCAGCCCAGTCGCCCCGCCATCCATGCAGCCACTCCGCGGCCTTCGCGTCGTCGACCTCTCGCAGAACCTGGCCGGCCCCTCCTGTGGACAGATCCTTGCCGACCTGGGCGCGGACGTCATCAAGGTCGAGCCGCTCGAGGGCGACGCGGCCCGGGCCTGGGGTCCGCCCTTTTGGGGTCCGGACAGCGCACTCTTCCACGTGGCGAATCGCGGCAAGCGTTCGCTGGCGTTGGATCTCAAGGATGCGGAGGGCATGGCCGCCCTCCGACGCCTGGTCACGAGCGCAGACGTGTTCCTGCAGGCGTTTCGGGCTGGGGTGGTCGAGCGGTTGGGGCTGGATTACGGCACGCTCCGCGAGCTCAAGCCCGACCTGATCTATGTGACGGTCTCCGCATTCGGACCGGAGGGTCCCCGCAGCCGCGACCCCGGGTACGACCCCCTCATGCAGGCCTACTCGGGACTCATGTCCATGACCGGGCAGCCGGGCTCGCCGCCGTCGCGCGTGGGAGCTTCGGTCATCGATGCGGGCACGGGCATGTGGGGTGCCATCGGCGTGCTGGCGGCGCTACGGGAACGCGACCACACGGGCGAGGGCACGCACGTCACCGTCTCACTCCTCGACACGGCGCTGGGACTGGTGTCCTACAAGCTCACGGGCTACCTGGCCGACGGACGCGTACCGGGCCCCATGGGGTCGGCGTTCGGATCGATCGCGCCCTATGAGTCGTTCCCCACCAGCGACGGCAGCGTGATGATCGCTGCGGCCAACGACGGCATCTTCCAACGCCTCTGCATCGCTTTGCAGCTGCCGGACCTGGCCCAGGATGCGCGCTACCAGACCAACCCCTCCCGTGTGGCCCATCGCGAGGAGTTGGTGCAGGCCATTGCGACGCACACGCGCGGGCTGAGCTCGATCGCGCTGATGGCGCGGCTCAAGGCGCACTCCGTGCCGTTCTCCCCCATCCACGACATGGCGCAGGTGGCCACTGACGAACAGGTGGCCGCCACCGGCATGCTGCGCACACCGGGGCATCCCCGCGTCGAGGGCTACCGCGACATCGCCTTCCCGGTGCGCTTCGATGGGGAGCGGCCCGCAGCCGAGGGGGCCCCACCGCTCATCGGCGAGGGGGGACGCGCGCTCCTCGAAGAGCTGGGCTACACATCCGCAGAGATCGATGCGCTCCTCGAGCGCCGCGTGCTGCACGTGCCGAACGGCACCGATTGAGGTGCGCGCCGGTTCGGCACGCCACCCGTAGGCTCCCCGCCGGGGAAGCTCTGCACCCGTAGGGCACCCCTAGGGCGTCTTGACCGGCGGCTGGGCCGCGTCCGGGTGAGCCTCCATCCAGCGATCCACCTCGGCATGGCGCGGGATGGGCGCAGTCGCGAGGCGGCTCAGATCGATCTGCCCCGCCATCGGATGCACTCGGGCCAGCGCGGGACGATCCTGGGTGACGATGGTGAGCAGCTTGTCCACCACGTCGTCAGGAAGCGTCTCCAA is drawn from Gemmatimonadota bacterium and contains these coding sequences:
- a CDS encoding undecaprenyl diphosphate synthase family protein; this encodes MSPTRRGAHLALVLGDSAGWPRRGGDSEGSLQQRALFNLRRAVWTALELGVHTVTVYALAPSLWEHDGQTVTSVLGDYAAYLRAEADALRRAAVNVSVIGRRDRLTPSLKAALQRVEQRTSGCRRARLRLGIDYSARGAFERARRILELAGVPCTFDEALALAIHDPRPTRPVDLVVAAGGADEADDALFWEAVYAPVVRVPTPWPEWDPDTLRRILHEGAVVSTGNVPGAPTRPRHRVLAGARSDT
- a CDS encoding transcriptional regulator, translating into MAKGSAASKRSQSTSDREVERVKAEPGRATTALDPMIHQRTRLAIVSALAAGDELSFNDLKRLTRTTDGNLSVHARKLEEAGYVECRKSFQDRTPLTEYRLSAAGRAAFERYLHHMEALIAASRDPR
- a CDS encoding CoA transferase, with the protein product MQPLRGLRVVDLSQNLAGPSCGQILADLGADVIKVEPLEGDAARAWGPPFWGPDSALFHVANRGKRSLALDLKDAEGMAALRRLVTSADVFLQAFRAGVVERLGLDYGTLRELKPDLIYVTVSAFGPEGPRSRDPGYDPLMQAYSGLMSMTGQPGSPPSRVGASVIDAGTGMWGAIGVLAALRERDHTGEGTHVTVSLLDTALGLVSYKLTGYLADGRVPGPMGSAFGSIAPYESFPTSDGSVMIAAANDGIFQRLCIALQLPDLAQDARYQTNPSRVAHREELVQAIATHTRGLSSIALMARLKAHSVPFSPIHDMAQVATDEQVAATGMLRTPGHPRVEGYRDIAFPVRFDGERPAAEGAPPLIGEGGRALLEELGYTSAEIDALLERRVLHVPNGTD